The sequence TTGTTATGCtcaaaatttctttttcatgtttgtgtaaacagacaattaaaaaaaagctAACGAAGACCTAGGGTCGAAAGCTTCTACCACCGGCCGGCATTGCTGTCTTCATTGTCTCATACATAAATGTAGATATTGAAAATTACCTTTGCTTGATAAAACTTTTTCCTGGTGGATCTGCAGGCTTCTTTAGATCGAGCGCTGTGGGGAAAGACTTCCCACTAGCCGACGTAGCTGGCGCACGCCAATCTGAGAGAATGGGATcgtatagggctcacacctgtaaataaaatggaatgtcccagaccccttcacaaattcgtaccaaagatatcaaaataaatgaaaaaaaaaatcattaatgcatTTTGGCATAAattgaatagctgcagatattgagtatgaattcctctacaaactgcattttggtttgaagatgaaagcttttctcatggaatttgaagagactatatttcattgggtgcatgtacggaaaataggtgattttttgagtgaaaagaactcgtagtctgcctttgcggacccttggacagagtttgagccgaagaacctgccttggaaatttgatggatgacagggtgtagctcacttatccaggttagtgaagatgaaacacctcatttctcttttttttttcatattcattttcatttcatttttgaattttgaattttaacacacgtctctatggagaattatttacccgtgtgagccctaaaTTGACGAAAGTGACTATTGCCCCAGGTCTCGGTTGAAGGTTTTCCCATGTGAATGGCTTCCCTCATCCAGCGTGAGGTTTTCCCAGAGTGTCTGGCTAGGATGGAACACTTCTTCCAGTTGATGTAGTGATTTTCACTGGCCACATGGTCGCTGATTTCCGACTTAAGAATGTGGGAGGCATGGGGATTCTCTCAGATCGGCGTGCGCCAGCTACGTCGGCTAGTGGGAAGTCTTTCCCACAACGCTCGATCTGAAGAAGCCTGCAGATCCAGCAGGCAAAAGTCTTATCAAGCAAAGGTAATTTCCACTGATTGTGATAAAACGAACGTTCAACCAGTTGATTTTCCAATCAGATGAATCTTTTCAGcgtgtatattatattatatgtatatgattatatatgtatattaaattatatgtatataattatatatgtatattatattatatgtatataattatatatctatattatatatatatatatgtactatattatatatttcactgtccttatacatgtattgtatatagaatcttcttttgtttttgttttttggatatacGAAGGTTAGAACATCAATTTCAACATCCCTTACAAACATACGCACATGTGCGACAGACTATTTCACGAAAGAGCTTTAGATAAATTCTTCAAATCTTTTTTGCAAGCTTAGTAATCCAGAGGAAACTGCAAAAATCACTTTGGACCAAGCATTATACATGGATAATTGAGCGCAACACGCTCATTAAAATCAAAACGCTATGTTGCCCATGTGAATAAGCTAACTATCTACATAGCCCCAATCAACTTCCGCAGTGCGGCGATTGACTTTTCCCCCGTCAGGTCGGCAACGGCTTCTCCATGCTTTTCCTTGGTCTCCGGTTGAACGACAAGGTGTCTGAAAACCGGGTCGTCAGCCTCAACGCATTTCGtcatcaagacatcaactacctCGTCCACTGAAAGGCCAGGGAATTCAGACTCTCGGTCGTAAAGGCATCTTAGTTGACGTCTATCGATGTCGTGCACGGTATCATCATTCATCTGGGCGTCAATTTGAGACAACATCGATGTCTTCATTCCTGTGTCCACCTTAGAAGGTTCGATCAGGCACACCCTGAAGTAAGATCAACAATACATAATGTTCAATCCTAAACTGAATATACTGTCACAATCTGTACCGTAGTACAACAAACGCAGACATGCCCATAAGTCACACAAGATCGAACATGGATCTAACAATGTTCGCTACAAGGAGGCCACGCCGGGAGAGATTCGTCGCCAAAAAGGCATCTTTCACTAGCCCTGACCTTGTAACCTTTGTTTTAAAGATATTTTTCACCCATACACCTATTTTGAAAATCTCCCTTTTTTCGAAATTATAAAGAAGCCTTTCTGCTGCGTCTTAAAGTCTACCTCATAAGCAGCTAGCACGTTGTATGCTGCGTCTCGTTTGTTGACCGTATTTGCCAATGATAGATATCCTTAATATTCAAGAATAGAAATAAAGGTATTCCAGATCCAGAAGGTTTCCGgctcactaccaaaatttaatagTCTGTTCCTTGTGACATTATCAACGTTTCCagtaagtttcatcaaaatctgtgtACAATTTTCTGAGCTATTTtggaaacagacaaacagacattcaaacaaacaaacaaaataaaacaaaccaacGACGGCAAAATCATAGCCTCTTTGTCGGAGGTAATTATGGATCCAGAGGTAAATTTTGATACAAACACTCAAGTTCGCAAATGCCAAGTCTGGAATCAAGTTGTCGAGAacttatagattttttttttttttttaacaaaatgtgAATCATCACTTACGGTGACTCATCGGTTTGGTCAGATATTTCAGATCCGATTTTTGTCAAGAAACTTGTATTTGCCACAGAAATCAAGCGTTACTTGTCTTGGTGTCTCAGTATCTGAAAAACAATTTCAGCAAGTAATGGCCGCTTTGAAGTAAATTTGAAAGGGGATTTTATCTTAAATACTAGTACGCCTGCAGATGTGGTGAATGCACGTATAGACCAGTATAGTAcgcatcagtgaagtttgaaatATTAAAGTCAGACTAGCCTTTCAGGAGTTATAAACTTATAAATTTGATGACacatataatttcattttccaacATAGTGAGAGAGAACTTTATCTACTTCCTGTAAAGGACAGTGTAAATAATTTTaccttttacattttatttcagtAAGAAGTCAAAGGAATTAtcactttttctttaaaaggtatgttgatttttctctacagtttcttcatattgttgcaGAAGTCTTTTCGAGGGATCGTGGATTTAACCTTTGCTTTAAGAATAATCATAATTTTAaccaattgtccaattttccttaagCTTCACTCAGCATGACATATACGCTGATATGTCCGTGTGCAATGATTTCattaaaataaaatctttttgtggggggggggggaggggggaaggatGCAGATTTTCCTGTGATAGTATGAAACGATGTTAATTGCAGAGAAAAATCATATCTTGTACCTGATGTTGAATGACTTGACAGTAGATAGTAGTGATTCAAAGAAACCTTCCAAGGCAAACTTGGAGGCACAGTAGAAGTCGGCGTAAGGTAAACCTGGAATTCAATGAGGCAGTACGATGTAATATCATTGAATGAAAGTAATTTGTGTAAATATAATGTGTTAAGTGTACATATAGGTGATTCAGGTTGACGGTCGTCATTTTCATAGGCTCCAAAagtatgttaaaaaaatattgcatacaattcgattttttttttttttggggggggtgaaTGTACATTAAGTAGATATTTTACAATACAGAGAATGCAATTAAAGAAAGGTGGGCGGTTTTTTGCAAAGAGATTCACTTCCATGCTAGTCCTATTGACAAAAATACCGtaaatgtggatttttttttgtagacaTTTCAGCGCATTACTCCCTTTACTGACCTAGCGTAATGAAAAACAATCCGTTACTCTTGGAGGTATAATGTCTGCAGAGTACTGAAATAATGGAACCTATATGTAGGTGTCCATGTGTATTCTCAGGAATATCTGCTAAACGCCTAACAATCAGCGTGCACGCCTCTCTTCTTGatcattgtatttttcattCGGCTGAGTATCTCAAAATCCAACACACTTTGCAAGTAGTGATGACTCAGCTAGTCACCTTCTGACAGCATTCACACATTCTAGATTGCTAAACAGCAATTAGACTTAATtcctcatttatttttttacgtatttatatattcattaatTCTTTTTGTTCAACAAATTGGTATGGCAAAGATGGATATGATCTATGGGTCTGATACTTAACAAATAAGAGCGAATTTTGTCATGAGACGCATGCTCGAATGACGAACTTCGGCAACAATATTTATTGATGCAGGAAGCGATATTCCCGTACCTTGCTTTCCCCTCCGACTCGAGGCAATGATGATTTTTCCCGCCTTTTTCTGCTTCATGTGAGGGAGTACCGCCTGAGTGAGTCTAATTGTTCCGATAATGTTCACGTTAAAGATGCTCTCCATCCTGGCACGTGACACGCGTTCTGGGACCTCTATGATAATAATTCCCGCTAAGCTGACTAAAAAATGAGGAAATCAAGAAGTGCGCATGACCAAATCAtaacggaaaaaaaaacttttcaatCTCCACTTTACATAATTGTATAATGCAATTGGTTAATGTATTGCGGTTGCACTTTACACGTCCATCATGCCTTTGGACGTATAAAGCATGTGGATTTCACTGCGTCATCGCTTGCTTTAAGCCCGCAGCACACTATACAACTCACTACTATAGACTGACAGACATCGGACATTAGATCTGAAATTTTAAACAAGCGTGTTTATTTTGAAGCtaattgtgatttatttcggatccaaagtctgtcagtcgtaaacaagcgcgccggaacacttctggttttgggggggggggggggcaaaatctcaacgggggcacattatgtgacgatgtgagatcctcggcgcggtagcgaagcgagtgagcggggggggggggtggggggtggaaagggggataaccctccccccccccccccgtagggagcttttgtaaaacagggtacaaaagtcgcgtttatataccatttaaaagcaaatttctaaggaattaaacatagtgaaaaataatcagtgcgaaggactatgattattacatacggccgagtacataataatgtgattgtgtgagatcctcggcgagggagcgaagcgaccgagcgggggagggtgtgggaggggggacaccccctcccacggtagggacttttggTAAAAagagagtataaaagtcgcgtttatagagaatttaaagcaaattctagggaattaacataattgtattgaaaacatcagttggaaggactatgatcataacatacgggagtacattaataatgtgatggtgcgagatatcctcggcgagggagcgaagcgaccgagctgggggaggatgtgggagggggacaccccctcccacggtagggactttttgtaaaaacagagtataaaagtcgcgtttatagaacatttaaaagcaaatttctagggaattaacatattgaaaaaatcagttggaaggactatgatcttaacatacgggggtatattatgtgatggtgtgagatcctcgtcgaggaagcgaagcgaccgagcggggggagggtgtgggagggggataccccctcccacggtagggactttttgtaaaaacagagtataaaagtcgcgtttatagaacagttaaaagcaaatttctagggaattaacattttgaaaaaataagtTGGAAGGgctatgatcttaacatacgggggtatattatgcgatggtgtgagatcctcgtcgatggaacgaagcgaccgagcgggggagggtgtgggagggggataccccttccgacggtagggacttttcgtaaaaacagagtataaaagtcgcttttatagagcattttaaattacatttctgaggaattaaacatagtaaaagaaatcactgcgaaggactttgataataacttatgaaaacttttcattttacaataagtacgggcagaacgagcgagccacttttactttgcaatttatctgaaatgtactcattaaaagcttaaacgtgatcgcatcgttcgaacaataaaaaatattcttatactgctagaaagcaaagaagaaaatgaaatgtgtaaggtttactaaaggtatgtttctgcgggcacactcgaggacacgaggctaccatctatacactaaatttattcataagttactattagtgtatagatacaataatgtatgttgttagtgtagtATAAtcttcgccccgttaggggcgaaaatttttgcattttcagttatgaaattacaacatttaaacaagaaatatgcctttattgttcattttggtctttaaatcagtgattaattatttgttacagggggcactttgggggggcaaaaactcgttttgcccccccaacattttgtttggggggggcaagtgccacccctgcccccccccccccccccccccgcttccggcgcccttggtCGTAAAGTTGTCAGTCGCATAGTGAGCGGCGGGCTTTAGATTCACCAAAAACAAATGACGTAACCTTTTGTTATAAGCAATGCATTCATTGATCAACAGGTTTTAGATTTAACGATGGacaagaatattattattaaaaacagACTCTTTGATGGACGGGATTaggatggcaaaaaaaaaaaaccccactaaAAACACATTTAATGGCCATTCAGAAAAGAGGACAGATTCGGCAACAACTTGAACAGAGGTTCCTGTGCACTCATTAGTAATATCCCATGCAGATAAACTCTGTGCATTTTTCTATCTTTATCATCTGTTTATGGACTTTCAGAAAGAAGTAAACCTAGGAAAAGATATTTCGTAACACAACAGAAGGCTGATGGCTGGTGTCGCTCTAAAAACTCTGTTGAGCAAATTTTGCTGTACATAAGAATCGCAGCTATGCCGAAATACGTAGCAAAATTCATAGCAGGGTGAAAAAGTAATGGAACCGTGTAACCTTTGACACTAGAGCCATTACAAGGGTCTCCTTTTTAAGTTATCACTTGAAACAGTCGTTAAGGTTATTGTTACAGTAAACACATGAAAATCTTTAAGATCCTATTGCCATTTTTTAGATCCGGTGTTGATGAAGATTTTACCATTATTTTGGCCTCATTTATCCAATTAAAGATAAACAACTGGTAAAGTTAAATTGATGAAGCCAACGTGGATATGGTGTGTATTGGTAGTGCCTTTCGAAACTGCAAATCATTAGAAGCATAACAATGCCACATATACGCAGGAAGTCTCATACAACAGATTATACACGATGGAAGAGAAACCGGATTCATGTAAAACATCTTCGACAACAGAACTGAAATATACCTACAGGGGTGTTCTGTCATGTGCTCATTCCGAGATGTCGTGATGGTATTGTTATTGTGAAAACATGCAAATCTTTACGATTCTTTAGCCcttccattttttattcaatgtCGATTTTTTAACCATTATTTTTGATGTCATTTAATCAATTTGTAAACAATTATTTGTGAAGATTGTTTGAAATTGACAAGAGGACAACCATTTCGGGGTTTTCGGCGTAAACAAAAGGCTGAAATAAATAGAAGGAAAGAGATTATTATTTTTGCTAGCAGCTGATCGTTTGCCGACCTGTCATGGTAAGCATGATAAGTCAAAACGACCAAAACAAAACTGAGAAAGATCGAAGTCGGCAACATGACGCATATGAAGCATGCAGTCCGACAAGCGAAATTCTCATAAGGATCATAGGCAATAATCAATTTAAGGTGCAATCTTAACCAACCAAGACCTCCAGAAATTTGCTACAGTTATCATCACTGTTTTCATCATTAAATTGGCATCTTTGACTCtcattgcaaaattttgtgttttagaACAAGTGATATGTAATGGGTTTAATTCTGCTCGAAATGAGAAAGAAATCTCcactattgcaactgattgacaaattgccctgcatcgacgtaaataagcactgaattgatcagtgtttaagcagtagccatgataaaaaaaaaaaaaatcccgctCGAGCATGTAcgcccatgacttttttttttatcatggctactactaaagtactgatcaattcagtgcttatttacgtcgatgcagggcaatttgtcaatcagttgcaatgaaagcatctcgacggaagaatttcataaatttgaaaaatctccactaatatatgatatgatatgagagGACATGATCCCATAATCTCTAATCTTGTAAAGATTGTGTTACATATACCACGTAAGAATCAATTAAGAAATACAGCAAATGAACCATTTGGAATATTGATAGAGCCATTTAAACATAAGGGAGCAGTAATCCTTGAAACCAGAGAGTACTCACTGAGAATGTCGATGCGTCCGTGTGttttaatgacgtcatcaactaCTCGTGTGATGTCGTCATCCTTGGTGATGTCCATCTCCTTGATGAAGATTGTCTTATCAATAGCGTCCCCAACGGCGGCAACTAACTCGGCCTTTTCTGACATGGCAATGACGGTCGCGATGACAAGGTAGCGTTGATCGGGGTCTTGTGCGAGACGTCGAGCCGTAGAGAGCCCGATACCCGACGAACATCCAGTCATGAGTACTACTTGAGGAGCCATAGTAACCAAATAAAGTTCGCCCAGTTTCTTGTACAAACTaaataaatgagaaaaaagaaatatacctGACTAGACAATTTTTATCAGGGAAGTTTTCATGAAGAGGCAAGATGTCAAATATCAATAAGATCGACGTATCACTTGTATAACATAAAGAGAATggaaaaagagataaagagaataTACATAGAAACACATTTAGTTCAataaggggaggggggctgAGAAGCTCAGTCTGTATAATCGGGGAGTCGTTCATAAGGTGAGATGTCGATCTCAAACGTCatttatctttttcattttcaataatttacagttgaaatgaatatgaaaataagagAGCTGATAATGCCATCaactcacaatttttcattgatcgtgcacacaaaagaaagaaatgatgaaattcCAGTGTTTCGCTTATTAAGATGTAACATATGATGTAATTCTTGACTGAATAACCCCAGACTAATGATCAATCAGAATCAGGATTTGATATTGGCGCATGTTCTTTTTTCAGTAAAAACtcgaaatgtcaaaattatacataCAGACAATATGGCAAGTTATGAGGGAATGAAACATCATTTtaatatttgcatatttatattgaCTCTAACAGAgctgtatccccccccccaaaaaaaaaaaagaattcagaATATCTTAACTGCCTTATTTTTGTCCcactttgatcaaattttcatcggTGTTCTAACATAGTCTTACTCCTTATCACACAAACTAAAATCTGCAATACATATTCACCCAATGCCGGCAAGTAGATCGCGAGCCATTTTATAGTCCTTCGCTTCATGATGTATCTCAAGTGTTTGACATTCACACGTAAGCTGGCTTATAATTGGAACTTCTTTTAACAATGAGTAGGCCTATCAGCAACACTCTCCTGGaacaagtcagtgaattcacatatttaggacaaaatgtttatgaagatgggaagaatggtggagaaattaggagaagaattggaatggctaaaactaagtttacccaaATGAGCAAAGCGTTAACAtcaaggaagatatctactgCAACCAAGGTCAGACTGGTAAAATGTTACGTGCATTCAACTCTCCTTTACTGTTgtgaaacatggacattgtacttggatgatatgaaaaggctggctgcattcgagatgtggatattcagacgcctgggccgtatatcatggtccaaacaaatcagtatgttctagatcatctgaatgtcacaaaaaccttgatgaaagacattaaatcaagaaaactcaaatattttgacCATGTTAAAAGACATCAGAACATCCAAAAAGTGTACTGGAAGGGATTATAGAAGGCAGAAGATGCAGAGGACGTCAAcgcagtgtgtggtgtaacaGCATAAAGGAGTGgacaggaaagagtgtggccggatgtagtaaggcggccatgaacagaacagagtggagGTCCATAGTcgccaaccttcggactgaagacggcacttaGAAAGAAGAAGGCCTATACACACAACGAACATACACTACAGCAGGGGGATAAATAGAACAAGGGAGTACTTTCACAGGATATCGATTGTGGTATATCTGACTACAGGAATCTGGTGATCGAGTATTGGCCTTTATACTCTGCTCTCCGCTATCTCCTCCCGTAGTCTTCGCCTGCGGAGACGAGCAGAATGCTTTCTGCAAAATGTGTTTTGATTTCAGCCGACTTCATTAAACCTTTTGTCAACAGAATCTTACACTTGTCAGATAACTAAAGGTTGAAGGTTCTACGTATACTTGAAGACACATGGCATATTTGCCACACATACAAAATTTGTTGCATTTTGACGTGTCAAaattcgggtgctgttcgttattccgaaggttcgatattccgaaggttctttattccgaaggttcgttaatccgaaacacgcaaattccctatacctagaggttcgttaatccgaaaatgaaaaagggttcgttaatccgaacatttgtggcgttattccgaaggttcgttattccgaagatttgttcatccgaaaatgaaattcggaaaaacggatcttcggaataaggaatctccggactgaagagccttcggaataacgaaccttcggaataacgagctgtaaccgtaaATTCGTGATAGTGTtagatacaattgtacttgGTTTTGCGTGAGTACCTTTGTAATTGGACAATATGCAAGACGAAAACGTTTACagtatttacacaaaaaataacCCAACTTGTTTAAGTAGGTTTTTTGCGAACTGTGTTCAGAATCCAACCAAAACATGTATGCCCATGATGTTTATTGTATATCACGGCTATAATCGATGCTTATCATTATACGATGATAAAGGGTAATTTGTCGATCATGTTCAATGAAAACAACTCGACAATAgaattcataaatttgaatatacacGCCCCCTACAAACCAAAAGACTGGAACTAGGCCCCGCAGCTGTCTGGGTCAGTAGCTCAATGGCTGCGATGTCTGTCTTCTAACGAGGAgatcatgatttttattttaattatgGCTACTCCAAAAACACTGAATAGTTGCTGCGTATTTAAAGGGCAGTTACCATGCCAATTGGGTTCAAAACTAGCGTGTTCTTACCTGATGCTAGTAGTCGGGAATCCAGTGGTATTGTAACGAAAGTGGGTAAATCTCCCTTGCTTCTGATGATGAGAATACAGGGAACCTTCGTTATCGGTTATTGAAAAATGTAT comes from Diadema setosum chromosome 17, eeDiaSeto1, whole genome shotgun sequence and encodes:
- the LOC140241019 gene encoding retinol dehydrogenase 8-like, with product MAPQVVLMTGCSSGIGLSTARRLAQDPDQRYLVIATVIAMSEKAELVAAVGDAIDKTIFIKEMDITKDDDITRVVDDVIKTHGRIDILISLAGIIIIEVPERVSRARMESIFNVNIIGTIRLTQAVLPHMKQKKAGKIIIASSRRGKQGLPYADFYCASKFALEGFFESLLSTVKSFNIRVCLIEPSKVDTGMKTSMLSQIDAQMNDDTVHDIDRRQLRCLYDRESEFPGLSVDEVVDVLMTKCVEADDPVFRHLVVQPETKEKHGEAVADLTGEKSIAALRKLIGAM